One segment of Comamonas thiooxydans DNA contains the following:
- a CDS encoding HAD family hydrolase encodes MTTENHSARRPRRFDLIAFDWDGTVADSTAIISRSIQEAVRDVGGTVPSDEQAAYVIGMALMPALARAAPDVPPEKYPELANRYRFHFFKHQDDICVFDGILPLLAELRERGHWLTVATGKSRMGLNHALQDPQLKGLFDGSRTADETAGKPSPLMLHELMAEFGVEPERTLMIGDTTHDLQMAQNAGCACVGVSYGAHAPDGFAQFGPLFVADSAAQLRVWLLANA; translated from the coding sequence ATGACTACTGAAAACCATAGCGCCCGGCGACCACGCCGCTTCGATCTGATTGCATTCGACTGGGATGGCACGGTGGCGGATTCCACGGCCATCATCAGTCGCAGCATCCAGGAGGCTGTGCGTGATGTGGGCGGCACCGTGCCCAGCGACGAGCAGGCTGCCTATGTGATCGGCATGGCGCTGATGCCGGCCCTGGCCCGCGCGGCACCCGATGTGCCGCCCGAAAAATATCCTGAGCTGGCCAATCGCTATCGCTTTCACTTCTTCAAGCATCAGGACGATATCTGTGTGTTTGACGGCATATTGCCGCTGCTTGCCGAGCTGCGCGAGCGCGGTCACTGGCTGACCGTGGCCACGGGCAAGAGCCGCATGGGGCTCAATCATGCGCTGCAGGATCCGCAGCTCAAGGGATTGTTCGACGGTTCGCGCACGGCCGATGAGACCGCCGGCAAGCCCAGTCCGCTGATGCTGCACGAGCTGATGGCCGAATTCGGTGTGGAGCCCGAGCGAACGCTAATGATTGGCGACACCACGCACGATTTGCAGATGGCGCAGAATGCCGGCTGTGCCTGTGTGGGGGTGTCCTATGGTGCCCATGCTCCCGACGGCTTTGCCCAGTTCGGTCCGCTGTTCGTGGCCGACTCCGCAGCGCAGCTGCGGGTCTGGCTGCTGGCCAACGCGTGA
- a CDS encoding Rieske 2Fe-2S domain-containing protein: MTETVELCASADLVDGGRAVGFELLYAGQSSRAFAIRYQGQVYAYLNRCSHIPMEMDYQEGQFFDDSGRWLLCSTHGAAYEPDSGACAGGPCRGGLVKIALSESGGLVHWHTGPQLKPLKF; the protein is encoded by the coding sequence ATGACCGAGACCGTGGAGCTGTGTGCCAGTGCCGATCTCGTCGACGGCGGCCGGGCCGTGGGCTTCGAGTTGCTCTATGCGGGTCAGAGCAGCCGCGCTTTTGCCATCCGCTACCAGGGGCAGGTCTATGCCTATCTGAACCGCTGCAGCCACATCCCCATGGAAATGGACTACCAGGAAGGTCAGTTTTTTGACGATTCCGGTCGCTGGCTGTTGTGTTCTACCCACGGAGCTGCCTACGAACCTGACAGCGGTGCCTGTGCAGGCGGTCCTTGCCGTGGTGGGCTGGTAAAAATCGCCTTGAGCGAAAGCGGCGGCTTGGTGCACTGGCATACTGGGCCACAACTGAAACCTCTGAAGTTTTGA
- a CDS encoding S49 family peptidase encodes MSTPDNHDSQSHVTPGADLWSKAPAASAEAPAAAAKASGNGGWERDVLEKLVFASIKEQRAARRWRFFSRLLWSVVVLLVLWAVFFKDTATKTSTSPHTAVVEIKGEIASGADASAEFVVAAMRSAFEDSGSRAVVLLINSPGGSPVQAGIINDEMTRLKAKYNKPLYAVVEESCASAAYYIAAAADEIFVDKASIVGSIGVLMDGFGFTGVMDKVGVERRLLTAGENKGFLDPFSPMSAQQKEFALQMLEQIHQQFIGVVKAGRGDRLHETPEMFSGLFWTGQQAVDLGLADKLGSLDYVAREVVKAEEVIDYTRRDNVAERLAKRFGAAIGEGSVKAMRGLVPSIR; translated from the coding sequence ATGAGTACTCCTGACAACCATGATTCCCAGTCGCATGTGACGCCGGGCGCGGACCTGTGGTCCAAGGCGCCTGCCGCGTCCGCTGAGGCGCCCGCTGCCGCGGCCAAGGCCTCGGGGAACGGGGGCTGGGAGCGCGATGTGCTGGAAAAGCTGGTGTTCGCCTCCATCAAGGAGCAGCGGGCGGCGCGGCGCTGGCGCTTTTTCAGCCGTCTGCTGTGGTCCGTGGTGGTGCTGCTGGTGCTGTGGGCGGTGTTCTTCAAGGACACGGCCACCAAGACCAGCACCTCGCCGCATACCGCGGTGGTCGAGATCAAGGGCGAGATCGCCTCGGGAGCGGACGCCAGCGCCGAGTTCGTGGTGGCTGCCATGCGCAGCGCCTTTGAAGATTCGGGCTCGCGCGCCGTGGTGCTGCTGATCAACTCGCCCGGCGGCAGCCCCGTGCAGGCAGGCATCATCAACGACGAGATGACGCGTCTCAAGGCCAAGTACAACAAGCCTCTGTATGCGGTGGTCGAGGAGTCTTGCGCCTCGGCGGCCTACTACATTGCGGCGGCGGCTGACGAAATCTTCGTCGACAAGGCCAGCATCGTGGGCAGCATCGGCGTGCTCATGGACGGCTTTGGCTTCACCGGCGTGATGGACAAGGTGGGGGTGGAGCGCCGACTGCTGACGGCTGGCGAGAACAAGGGCTTTCTCGATCCGTTCAGCCCCATGTCGGCGCAGCAAAAGGAATTTGCGCTGCAGATGCTGGAGCAGATTCACCAGCAGTTCATCGGCGTGGTCAAGGCCGGCCGTGGCGACCGTCTGCATGAAACCCCCGAAATGTTCAGCGGACTGTTCTGGACCGGCCAGCAGGCCGTGGATCTGGGCCTGGCCGACAAGCTGGGCAGCCTCGACTATGTGGCGCGTGAGGTAGTCAAGGCCGAGGAAGTCATCGACTACACCCGCCGCGACAATGTGGCCGAGCGCCTGGCCAAGCGCTTTGGCGCCGCCATCGGCGAGGGATCGGTCAAAGCCATGCGCGGCCTGGTGCCAAGCATTCGCTGA
- a CDS encoding SAM-dependent methyltransferase, which yields MSETSKSKAGTLYLVPAPLDFGCESQTALTEVLPEGTLRRAASLTHWISENAKTARAYLKRIDALFPLAAPLQAQNIAELPREAHKKGDHGNKGGAVFDPKPLLAPALAGQDMGLISEAGMPAVADPGSSIVRAAHDLGIRVVPLTGPVSLLLGLAASGLNGQNFAFVGYVPQDGTERTARIKELESLALRHGQTQQFIETPYRNAALWQALLQTLQPNTRLALASGLTLETARIESHLVREWRQRNAPPDNRTPVVFAIGR from the coding sequence ATGAGTGAAACATCGAAAAGCAAAGCAGGTACCCTTTATCTGGTACCTGCTCCACTCGATTTCGGCTGCGAAAGCCAGACCGCTTTGACCGAGGTGCTGCCTGAGGGCACGCTGCGCCGCGCCGCCTCTCTGACTCACTGGATCAGCGAAAACGCCAAGACCGCACGCGCCTACCTCAAGCGCATCGACGCCTTGTTCCCGCTGGCTGCGCCGCTGCAGGCCCAGAACATTGCAGAGTTGCCACGCGAAGCCCACAAAAAAGGCGACCACGGCAACAAGGGCGGCGCCGTCTTCGACCCCAAGCCCCTGCTGGCACCGGCTCTGGCCGGGCAGGACATGGGTTTGATCAGCGAGGCGGGCATGCCCGCAGTGGCCGACCCCGGCAGCTCCATCGTGCGTGCCGCCCATGATCTGGGCATTCGCGTCGTGCCGCTGACGGGACCGGTCTCGCTGCTGCTGGGCCTGGCGGCCAGCGGCCTCAACGGCCAGAACTTCGCCTTTGTCGGCTATGTGCCCCAGGATGGCACCGAGCGAACGGCCCGCATCAAGGAACTGGAGAGCCTGGCCCTGCGCCATGGCCAGACCCAGCAGTTCATCGAAACGCCTTATCGCAATGCCGCCCTCTGGCAGGCCTTGCTGCAAACCTTGCAGCCGAATACCCGGCTGGCCCTGGCCAGCGGATTGACGCTGGAGACTGCACGCATTGAAAGCCACCTGGTGCGCGAATGGCGCCAGCGCAACGCGCCTCCCGACAACCGCACGCCTGTGGTGTTCGCCATAGGCCGTTGA
- a CDS encoding Maf family nucleotide pyrophosphatase has translation MPDLLIAGRLERPLILGSTSRYRRELLSRLQLPFETVSPEVDETPLSGETPHDLSLRLAIAKAQAVAQLHPGAIVIGSDQVPELDGQPLSKPGTHERATEQLRQMSGRQMNFHTGVCVSCAETGFTESSVVTVQVRFRELSDVEIERYLRAEQPYDCAGSAKSEGLGIALLDAIVSDDPTALIGLPLIRTCQLLRAAGVVLP, from the coding sequence ATGCCCGACTTATTGATTGCCGGACGACTTGAGCGTCCATTGATTCTTGGCTCCACCTCGCGCTACCGCCGTGAGCTGCTCAGCCGCCTGCAACTACCGTTCGAGACGGTGTCTCCCGAAGTGGATGAAACCCCGCTCAGCGGCGAAACACCCCACGATCTGAGTCTGCGTCTGGCCATAGCCAAGGCACAGGCCGTGGCCCAGTTGCACCCCGGCGCCATTGTGATCGGCTCCGACCAAGTACCCGAGCTCGATGGCCAGCCCCTGTCCAAGCCCGGCACCCACGAGCGCGCCACCGAACAGCTGCGCCAGATGAGCGGCCGCCAGATGAATTTCCACACCGGCGTCTGCGTGAGCTGTGCCGAAACCGGCTTCACGGAATCCAGCGTGGTCACGGTGCAAGTGCGCTTTCGTGAACTGAGCGATGTCGAGATCGAGCGCTATCTGCGCGCCGAGCAACCCTATGACTGTGCAGGCTCGGCCAAGAGCGAAGGCCTGGGCATCGCCCTGCTGGATGCCATCGTCAGCGACGACCCCACGGCACTGATAGGGCTGCCGCTGATCCGCACCTGCCAGCTGCTGCGTGCCGCAGGAGTGGTTCTGCCATGA
- a CDS encoding DUF177 domain-containing protein has translation MSKDFSATRLDVRAFAQAAGHLHGQAPLSDFKRLAADALAITGEQPLVHWEAEGELVEQKGGSGHVWLHLSAEVALPLTCQRCLTEADIPLYVDRSFRFVPDEATAELEDDDSDEDVLALSSEFNLLELIEDELLMEVPVVPRHEVCPVPVKLEVSDDAFEQANEQKENPFAVLQSLNVGKSAD, from the coding sequence ATGAGCAAGGATTTTTCTGCGACCCGGCTGGATGTGCGTGCTTTCGCGCAGGCTGCAGGTCATCTGCATGGTCAGGCACCATTGTCGGACTTCAAGCGTCTGGCGGCCGATGCGTTGGCGATTACCGGCGAACAGCCCTTGGTGCACTGGGAGGCCGAAGGCGAACTGGTGGAGCAAAAAGGCGGCAGCGGCCACGTATGGCTGCATCTGAGTGCCGAGGTGGCTTTGCCGCTGACCTGCCAGCGCTGCCTGACCGAGGCCGATATTCCCCTTTACGTGGATCGGTCATTTCGCTTCGTTCCGGACGAAGCGACGGCAGAACTGGAAGATGATGACAGCGATGAGGATGTGCTGGCATTGAGCAGCGAGTTCAATCTGCTGGAGCTGATCGAGGACGAGTTGCTGATGGAAGTGCCTGTAGTGCCTCGCCATGAGGTCTGCCCGGTCCCCGTCAAGCTGGAGGTCAGCGATGACGCCTTCGAGCAGGCCAACGAGCAAAAGGAAAACCCTTTTGCCGTGCTGCAATCTCTCAATGTAGGCAAGTCTGCCGACTGA
- the rpmF gene encoding 50S ribosomal protein L32 has protein sequence MAVQQNKKSPSKRGMHRSHNALNVPGIAVEATTGETHLRHHISPNGVYRGRQVLKNKSEA, from the coding sequence ATGGCTGTTCAGCAAAACAAGAAGTCTCCCTCCAAGCGCGGCATGCACCGTTCGCACAATGCACTGAATGTGCCTGGCATCGCTGTTGAAGCCACTACCGGCGAGACACACCTGCGCCACCACATCAGCCCCAACGGCGTGTACCGTGGCCGTCAAGTGCTGAAGAACAAGTCCGAAGCCTAA
- the plsX gene encoding phosphate acyltransferase PlsX — MINLAVDCMGGDHGPRVTLAACRQFLNSHPDAHLLLVGKAEELAGFKHERVTIVPATEVVSMDDPVEIALRKKKDSSMRVAVQQVKNGAAQAAVSAGNTGALMAISRYLLKTLDGIDRPAIAFGLPNAKGSDTTMLDLGANVDCTAEHLLQFAVMGSALVSALKNTEAPSVGLLNIGEELIKGSEVIKRAGELLRAAGDAGNLNFYGNVEGNDTFKGVVDIVVCDGFVGNVALKTTEGVASMISGILKEEFKRNIFTKIAAIIAYPVLSALMKRVDHRRYNGAALLGLRGLVFKSHGSADAMAFEHALNRAYDAARNNLLDRVRSRIAAAAPLLLAAQTESGTSAP, encoded by the coding sequence ATGATTAATTTGGCTGTTGACTGCATGGGGGGCGATCATGGCCCCCGCGTCACGCTGGCCGCGTGCCGTCAGTTTCTGAATTCACACCCCGATGCGCATCTGCTGCTGGTCGGCAAGGCCGAGGAGTTGGCCGGCTTCAAGCATGAGCGCGTGACCATTGTTCCCGCCACGGAGGTGGTGAGCATGGATGATCCTGTGGAAATAGCGCTGCGCAAGAAAAAGGACTCGTCCATGCGCGTGGCTGTACAGCAGGTCAAGAATGGTGCGGCTCAGGCTGCAGTGTCGGCGGGCAATACCGGGGCGCTGATGGCGATCTCGCGCTATCTGCTCAAGACGCTGGATGGCATTGACCGTCCGGCCATTGCCTTTGGTTTGCCCAATGCCAAGGGCAGTGACACCACCATGCTGGATCTGGGGGCCAATGTGGACTGCACGGCAGAGCACCTGCTGCAGTTTGCGGTCATGGGTTCGGCCCTGGTGTCTGCGCTCAAGAATACGGAGGCGCCCAGTGTCGGCCTGCTCAATATCGGTGAAGAGCTGATCAAGGGCAGCGAAGTCATCAAGCGTGCCGGCGAGCTGCTGCGCGCTGCAGGTGATGCGGGCAATCTCAACTTCTACGGAAATGTGGAAGGCAACGACACCTTCAAGGGTGTGGTGGACATTGTCGTGTGCGATGGTTTCGTTGGTAACGTTGCACTCAAGACCACCGAGGGGGTTGCCTCGATGATCTCGGGAATTCTCAAGGAAGAGTTCAAGCGCAACATCTTCACCAAGATTGCTGCCATCATTGCCTATCCGGTGTTATCTGCGTTGATGAAGCGTGTTGATCATCGTCGTTACAACGGCGCTGCGTTGCTGGGTCTGCGCGGGCTGGTCTTCAAAAGCCATGGCTCGGCTGATGCAATGGCATTCGAGCATGCTTTGAACCGCGCGTATGATGCGGCACGCAACAACCTGCTTGACCGTGTCCGCAGCCGTATTGCTGCTGCCGCACCTTTGCTGCTGGCAGCGCAGACGGAATCTGGAACTTCGGCGCCCTGA
- a CDS encoding beta-ketoacyl-ACP synthase III — protein MRRYARIIGTGSYLPPRRLTNHDLAAELAQRGLETSDEWIVERTGIRARHFAEPDVTSSDLALEASRKAIEAAGIEASDIDLIIVATSTPDMVFPSTAAILQHKLGISNGCPAFDVQAVCSGFVYALTVADSMIQTGAAKRVLVVGSEVFSRILDFNDRTTCVLFGDGAGAVVLEASDEPGILSTELHADGSHVGILCVPGNVSGGNVLGDPLLKMDGQAVFKLAVSVLDKAARSALEKAGLTDADIDWLIPHQANIRIMQSTARKLKLSMDKVVVTVDQHGNTSAASIPLALDHGVRSGQVKKGQTVLLEGVGGGFTWGAVLLKM, from the coding sequence ATGAGACGCTACGCACGCATCATTGGCACCGGCAGTTACCTGCCGCCCCGCCGCCTGACCAATCACGACCTCGCAGCCGAGCTGGCTCAGCGCGGACTGGAAACCTCGGACGAGTGGATCGTCGAGCGCACCGGTATTCGTGCACGCCACTTTGCCGAGCCCGATGTGACCAGCAGCGACCTGGCTCTTGAGGCCAGCCGCAAGGCCATCGAGGCCGCAGGCATCGAGGCTTCGGATATCGATCTGATCATTGTCGCCACGTCCACTCCGGACATGGTGTTTCCCTCGACGGCAGCCATCCTGCAGCACAAGCTGGGCATCAGCAATGGCTGCCCGGCCTTCGATGTGCAGGCCGTGTGCAGCGGTTTCGTCTATGCACTGACGGTGGCCGATTCCATGATCCAGACCGGCGCTGCCAAGCGCGTGCTGGTGGTGGGCTCCGAAGTCTTCAGCCGTATCCTGGATTTCAACGACCGCACGACCTGCGTGCTGTTCGGTGATGGCGCTGGCGCCGTGGTGCTGGAGGCCTCCGACGAGCCAGGCATCCTGTCCACCGAATTGCACGCCGATGGCAGCCATGTCGGCATTCTCTGCGTGCCGGGCAATGTCTCCGGCGGCAATGTGCTGGGTGACCCCCTGCTCAAGATGGATGGTCAGGCTGTCTTCAAGCTGGCTGTGAGCGTGCTGGACAAGGCGGCTCGCTCCGCGCTGGAAAAAGCGGGTCTGACGGATGCCGACATCGATTGGCTGATCCCGCACCAGGCCAATATCCGCATCATGCAAAGCACGGCGCGCAAGCTCAAGCTGTCCATGGACAAGGTGGTGGTGACCGTCGATCAGCATGGCAACACCTCGGCGGCCTCGATTCCTCTGGCACTCGATCACGGTGTACGCAGCGGACAGGTCAAAAAAGGCCAGACCGTCCTGCTCGAAGGGGTTGGCGGTGGCTTCACCTGGGGTGCGGTGCTCCTCAAGATGTAG
- the fabD gene encoding ACP S-malonyltransferase → MKKFAFVFPGQGSQSVGMLDGWGDHPVVAQTVAEASEALGEDVGLLIKQGPKEALALTTNTQPVMLVAGVAAWRVWQAEGGALPDAVAGHSLGEYSALVASGVLTLAQAAPLVRLRAAAMQDAVPVGTGGMAAVLALDADKVKAVCAEVTAQLGGAEVVEAVNFNDPGQTVIAGSKLAVEKACEAVKAAGAKRALPLPVSAPFHSSLMKPAAEKLKAALAELTLAAPQIPVINNIDVTVQTDADAIRDALYRQAFGPVRWVECVQAIKARGVTHIVECGPGKVLAGMVKRIDADLTGVPLFDTATLADVKELLA, encoded by the coding sequence ATGAAGAAATTCGCATTTGTATTTCCTGGCCAGGGTTCGCAGTCCGTGGGCATGCTGGATGGCTGGGGGGATCATCCCGTCGTGGCTCAGACTGTGGCCGAAGCCTCCGAGGCTCTGGGCGAGGATGTGGGTCTGCTGATCAAGCAAGGTCCCAAGGAAGCTCTGGCGCTGACCACCAATACCCAGCCCGTGATGCTGGTTGCCGGTGTTGCGGCCTGGCGTGTCTGGCAGGCAGAAGGCGGTGCGTTGCCCGATGCCGTGGCCGGCCACTCCCTGGGTGAATACTCGGCGCTGGTCGCTTCCGGCGTGCTGACGCTGGCTCAGGCAGCTCCGCTGGTGCGTCTGCGTGCTGCTGCCATGCAGGATGCCGTGCCCGTTGGCACGGGCGGCATGGCTGCCGTGCTGGCGCTGGATGCGGATAAGGTCAAGGCGGTCTGTGCCGAAGTGACGGCCCAGCTGGGCGGTGCCGAAGTGGTGGAGGCCGTGAACTTCAACGACCCTGGTCAGACAGTGATCGCCGGCAGCAAGCTGGCCGTTGAGAAGGCCTGCGAAGCGGTCAAGGCTGCTGGCGCCAAGCGTGCTCTGCCTCTGCCCGTGTCCGCGCCTTTCCACTCCAGTCTGATGAAGCCTGCTGCTGAAAAGCTCAAGGCTGCGCTGGCCGAACTGACGCTGGCCGCACCTCAGATTCCCGTCATCAACAATATCGACGTCACCGTCCAAACGGATGCCGATGCGATTCGCGATGCCCTGTATCGTCAGGCCTTTGGGCCGGTGCGCTGGGTGGAGTGCGTCCAGGCCATCAAGGCTCGCGGCGTGACCCATATCGTGGAATGTGGACCCGGCAAGGTGCTGGCCGGCATGGTCAAGCGTATTGACGCCGACCTGACGGGTGTTCCCCTGTTTGATACAGCCACCCTGGCTGACGTGAAAGAATTGCTCGCATGA
- the fabG gene encoding 3-oxoacyl-ACP reductase FabG codes for MTDNQTKPQVALVTGATRGIGAAIAQELASKGYQVIGTATSDAGAEKISQALSAFGGRGVTLNVTDGAAVDALIDSIVKNDGGLHVLVNNAGITRDTLAMRMKDDDWDAVTDTNLKAVFRVSRAAIRPMMKQRFGRIISITSVVGASGNAGQANYAAAKAGVAGMTRALAKELGSRGITVNCVAPGFIATDMTADLPEAQKAALKAQIAMGDLGQPSDIAHAVAYLASVGAGYVTGQELHVNGGMYM; via the coding sequence ATGACTGATAACCAGACCAAGCCCCAGGTTGCCCTGGTCACCGGTGCCACCCGTGGCATTGGTGCCGCCATCGCGCAGGAGCTGGCCTCCAAGGGCTATCAAGTGATTGGCACGGCCACATCGGATGCCGGTGCTGAAAAGATCAGCCAGGCTCTGTCTGCCTTCGGTGGCCGTGGTGTCACGCTGAACGTGACCGACGGCGCTGCCGTGGATGCCCTGATCGACTCCATCGTCAAGAATGACGGCGGCCTGCATGTGCTGGTCAACAACGCAGGTATTACCCGCGATACCCTGGCAATGCGCATGAAGGATGACGATTGGGATGCCGTCACCGACACCAATCTGAAGGCTGTTTTCCGAGTCAGCCGTGCGGCTATTCGTCCCATGATGAAGCAGCGTTTCGGCCGCATCATCAGCATCACCAGCGTGGTTGGTGCCTCGGGCAATGCCGGTCAGGCCAACTACGCTGCAGCCAAGGCTGGCGTAGCTGGCATGACCCGTGCTCTGGCCAAGGAGCTGGGCAGCCGCGGCATCACCGTGAACTGTGTGGCTCCGGGCTTCATCGCCACGGACATGACGGCAGATCTGCCAGAGGCGCAGAAGGCTGCGCTCAAGGCACAGATCGCCATGGGTGATCTGGGTCAGCCCAGCGACATCGCGCATGCCGTGGCCTATCTGGCCTCTGTCGGCGCTGGCTATGTGACGGGGCAGGAACTGCACGTCAACGGCGGCATGTACATGTAA
- the acpP gene encoding acyl carrier protein, which yields MSDIEARVKKIIAEQLGVEESQVTNEKAFVADLGADSLDTVELVMALEDEFGIEIPDEDAEKITTVQNAIDYANTHQKA from the coding sequence ATGAGCGATATCGAAGCACGTGTCAAAAAAATCATTGCCGAACAACTCGGCGTTGAAGAGTCCCAAGTGACCAACGAAAAGGCCTTCGTGGCTGACCTGGGCGCTGACTCCCTGGACACAGTGGAACTGGTGATGGCCCTGGAAGATGAATTCGGCATCGAGATCCCTGACGAAGACGCAGAGAAGATCACGACGGTGCAAAACGCCATCGACTACGCCAATACCCACCAAAAGGCCTAA
- the fabF gene encoding beta-ketoacyl-ACP synthase II, producing the protein MSRRRVVVTGLGCISPVGNTVGEAWANLLAGQSGIDLITKFDASNFSCKIAGEVKGFDVEKYMSAKDARSMDTFIHYGIAAAEQAVLDAGLPTGEALSEDLATRIACVIGSGIGGLPLIENTHAELAARGPRRITPFFVPASIINMVAGHVSMRFGFKGPNLSIVTACTTGLHCIGEAGRMIEYGDADIVVAGGTEATVSPLGVGGFAAMRALSTRNDDPKAASRPWDKDRDGFVLGEGAGVLVLEEYEHAKARGAKIYAELAGFGMSADAGHMTAPNMDGPRRAMLNALRNAGVNQDQVNYLNAHGTSTPLGDANESNAIKAAMGEFAKKNLVVSSTKSMTGHLLGGAGGIESVFTVMALHDQKIPPTINLINQDPECDLDYCANTARDAKLEVAVKNNFGFGGTNGTLVFKRV; encoded by the coding sequence ATGAGCCGTCGTCGCGTTGTCGTGACCGGTCTGGGCTGCATCTCCCCCGTGGGTAACACGGTGGGCGAAGCCTGGGCCAATCTTTTGGCCGGCCAGTCCGGTATTGACCTCATCACCAAGTTCGATGCGTCGAACTTCTCCTGCAAGATTGCAGGTGAGGTCAAGGGATTTGATGTGGAGAAATACATGAGCGCCAAAGATGCGCGCTCCATGGATACCTTCATTCATTACGGCATCGCGGCTGCGGAGCAAGCCGTTCTGGACGCAGGCCTGCCCACAGGTGAAGCCCTGTCCGAAGACCTGGCCACACGCATTGCCTGCGTGATCGGCTCGGGCATTGGCGGCCTGCCGCTGATCGAGAACACTCACGCAGAACTGGCTGCCCGCGGTCCTCGCCGCATCACGCCGTTCTTCGTGCCTGCTTCCATCATCAATATGGTGGCAGGGCATGTGTCCATGCGATTTGGCTTCAAGGGGCCGAATCTGTCGATAGTGACAGCCTGCACCACAGGCCTGCACTGCATCGGCGAAGCCGGACGCATGATCGAATACGGCGATGCAGACATCGTCGTGGCCGGTGGCACGGAAGCCACTGTTTCGCCTCTGGGTGTGGGCGGCTTTGCTGCCATGCGTGCGCTGTCAACGCGCAACGACGACCCCAAGGCTGCCTCGCGCCCCTGGGACAAGGACCGTGACGGTTTTGTACTCGGCGAAGGTGCCGGCGTGCTGGTGCTCGAAGAGTACGAACACGCCAAGGCCCGTGGCGCCAAGATTTACGCGGAGCTGGCAGGCTTTGGCATGAGTGCCGACGCCGGTCACATGACCGCACCCAATATGGACGGCCCGCGCCGTGCCATGCTCAACGCTTTGCGCAATGCCGGTGTGAACCAGGATCAGGTCAACTACCTGAACGCGCACGGCACGTCCACGCCGCTGGGCGATGCGAACGAGTCCAATGCCATCAAGGCGGCCATGGGCGAGTTTGCGAAGAAGAATCTGGTGGTCAGCTCGACCAAGTCCATGACGGGTCACCTGCTGGGTGGCGCGGGCGGCATCGAGAGCGTTTTCACCGTGATGGCGCTGCACGACCAGAAGATTCCTCCGACCATCAACCTGATCAACCAGGATCCCGAGTGCGATCTGGACTATTGCGCCAACACGGCGCGTGACGCCAAGCTGGAAGTTGCCGTGAAGAACAACTTCGGTTTCGGTGGCACCAACGGCACGCTGGTCTTCAAGCGCGTTTAA
- the rpoE gene encoding RNA polymerase sigma factor RpoE — translation MTPPDFPTPSADSDLALVERANAGDTRAFELLVIKYQRRIERLVGRMVRDVDLVPDITQETFIRAYKALHQFRGEAQFYTWLYRIAVNTAKKALMEMHRSPVMTESALHTGDDEDETSVHRQELTTQETPETVLAAREIAEAVNAAMEALPEDLRQAVTLREIEGLSYEEIAQAMDCPIGTVRSRIFRAREAISARVKPLLERQGGKRW, via the coding sequence ATGACACCACCCGATTTTCCCACTCCCTCTGCCGACAGCGATCTGGCTCTGGTCGAACGAGCCAATGCTGGCGACACACGGGCTTTTGAGCTGCTGGTCATCAAATACCAGCGTCGCATCGAACGTCTGGTGGGCCGCATGGTGCGCGATGTCGATCTGGTGCCTGACATCACGCAGGAAACCTTCATCCGCGCCTACAAGGCCTTGCACCAGTTCCGCGGCGAGGCCCAGTTCTACACCTGGCTGTACCGCATTGCCGTCAATACGGCCAAGAAGGCCTTGATGGAAATGCATCGCTCGCCGGTGATGACGGAGAGCGCGTTACACACTGGGGATGATGAGGATGAAACTTCTGTTCACAGACAGGAACTAACGACTCAGGAAACCCCGGAAACAGTGTTGGCGGCGCGTGAAATTGCCGAAGCCGTCAATGCCGCCATGGAGGCTTTGCCCGAGGATTTGCGCCAGGCGGTCACGCTGCGCGAAATCGAGGGGCTCAGCTATGAGGAAATCGCGCAGGCGATGGACTGTCCCATAGGTACGGTGCGCTCGCGCATCTTTCGGGCACGCGAGGCGATTTCGGCCAGGGTCAAGCCCTTGCTGGAGCGCCAGGGTGGAAAGCGTTGGTAG